In the Oryzias latipes chromosome 23, ASM223467v1 genome, one interval contains:
- the proser2 gene encoding proline and serine-rich protein 2 → MDVRLHGNSNFNQRVNGGARRSSRSGKDDTLKYLSPEEQETLQFFEQTIDSLDDSLEEQENRRSAQIRPQVNSQGPISVVNGPSVSVPNPGISATPHQEIIDLVHPDLDLMPPREPIFNSTNPDFRHMLPAPASHFEIKPRHESMASEYNLPTPNTPPDGHSAYHPPGSVPTPVLIAHQIAENQGGGTTSFHPSTFLRRLSLESEKTQVDGSDHPSRRGPPTSAKPAHLPANISMLQRSREHLNPSGSDETIHDRQESQSLVSPSEHYQQSIETKVRKAPTRSISFKDPTPGKSRMEALSKLGLTRNRAMSGDKAIENKPHGTPMEPLIVTTPGTKTVDTSIPQTTQNNLPQPAGTTPYYIHADRKPEAPPTHVHRSNNTRSTHLTPSSPSITQSRPTTPQMENTSPNHPSEVNSLSFNHYGGKSIMVNSTVQTRSNPPTSPIRNEPKIVLPALSNPPEANLYGGKTKVMNPGSMNRTDLPDILCSHISQNPAAPTRQEPQAAELNSYGGKSLTINPTAGGNPSTGSLSKSIKGPAPTPAPRPARHSYHGALSPPKQAQAPHPERRRSNSMFRPQGITVQFSGRGPMNDSRREALRKLGLLKT, encoded by the exons ATGGACGTCCGTCTTCATGGCAACTCCAACTTTAACCAAAGAGTCAACGGAGGAGCCCGTCGCAGCTCCAGATCAGGA AAGGACGATACTCTGAAGTATTTAAGCCCAGAGGAGCAGGAGACCCTCCAGTTCTTTGAGCAGACCATCGACTCTTTGGATGACAGTCTGGAGGAGCAGGAGAACAGGAGGTCTGCACAGATAAGGCCCCAAGTGAACAGCCAGGGGCCCATAAGTGTAGTCAATGGACCCTCAGTCTCGGTTCCCAACCCTGGAATTAGCGCAACTCCTCACCAGGAAATTATTGACCTGGTTCACCCTGACCTGGATTTGATGCCACCCAGAGAGCCGATCTTCAACTCCACCAACCCAG ATTTTCGCCACATGCTACCTGCCCCAGCaagccattttgaaataaagCCCAGGCACGAAAGCATGGCTTCAGAGTACAACCTTCCCACCCCAAACACCCCACCCGACGGCCACTCTGCCTACCACCCCCCAGGCTCTGTCCCCACCCCTGTCCTGATCGCACATCAGATAGCCGAGAACCAGGGTGGTGGAACCACAagcttccatccatctacattCCTTCGTCGCCTGAGCCTGGAGTCTGAAAAAACCCAGGTTGACGGCTCAGATCATCCATCCAGACGCGGTCCTCCTACTTCTGCCAAGCCTGCTCACTTACCTGCGAACATCAGCATGCTGCAGCGCAGCAGGGAGCACCTGAACCCGTCCGGGTCTGATGAGACCATTCACGATAGACAAGAGTCACAATCCCTCGTCTCGCCTTCAGAACATTATCAACAAAGTATAGAGACGAAAGTTCGAAAAGCTCCTACTCGTAGCATTTCCTTCAAGGATCCTACACCAGGCAAATCCAGAATGGAGGCCCTGTCCAAGCTGGGACTGACGAGAAACCGAGCTATGTCCGGAGATAAAGCCATTGAAAACAAACCTCACGGTACACCAATGGAACCCCTCATAGTCACAACCCCCGGCACCAAAACTGTAGACACTAGTATCCCGCAAACTACACAAAACAACCTCCCACAACCTGCTGGGACAACACCTTACTACATCCACGCGGACAGAAAACCAGAAGCCCCGCCAACGCATGTCCACAGAAGCAACAACACTAGAAGCACCCACCTGACCCCATCTTCTCCGTCCATCACCCAGAGCAGACCCACTACACCTCAGATGGAAAACACCTCCCCTAACCATCCCTCTGAGGTCAACTCTCTGTCCTTCAACCACTACGGAGGGAAATCCATCATGGTTAACTCCACAGTTCAAACTCGGAGTAACCCGCCAACCTCTCCAATCAGAAATGAACCCAAAATTGTCCTGCCTGCGCTCTCCAACCCCCCAGAGGCCAATCTTTATGGAGGAAAGACAAAAGTCATGAATCCTGGGTCCATGAACAGGACTGACCTTCCTGACATCCTCTGCTCCCACATCAGCCAGAATCCAGCAGCTCCGACCAGGCAGGAGCCGCAGGCTGCGGAACTCAATAGCTACGGGGGCAAGAGTCTAACCATCAACCCCACCGCTGGTGGGAATCCTTCTACAGGCAGCCTATCCAAGAGCATCAAAGGTCCGGCGCCAACTCCAGCTCCAAGGCCGGCTCGGCACTCTTACCACGGCGCTCTTAGTCCCCCAAAACAGGCACAAGCCCCGCATCCCGAACGGCGGAGATCCAATTCCATGTTTCGCCCACAGGGGATCACAGTGCAGTTTTCTGGACGGGGGCCGATGAACGACTCCCGCAGGGAGGCACTGAGGAAACTGGGACTGCTAAAGACCTGA
- the rab3ip gene encoding rab-3A-interacting protein isoform X3 yields the protein MACSGGQSNAETLEGFHEVNLASPTTPDLQNQTDQRPPARQSTPPTSLYRTHSLGPPPSGLPSSLRADQLPTQPVYSTPRHSHNGSVPGLEAESIEASFLSGEEGEECSALSESLSRLRSPSVMEVREKGYERLKEELAKAQREAHKMVREANVKQANAEKQLKEALGKIDVLQAEVQALKTLVLSSPSSPVGELPSAGSGGVKTPFRKGHSRNKSTSSAILGTQPDPSATEPIVRECREVDSQLFSEFKAWKEEPTLSRSCCFLERVYREDIYPCLTFSKSELGSAILEAVEQNTLSVEPVGFQPLPVVKASAVECGGPNVRRAELVTKCALSGQTKTCKHRIKFGDSSSYYYVSPFCRYKITAVCNFFTYIRYIQQGLVKQQDVEQMFWEVMQLRREMSFAKLGYFRDQL from the exons ATGGCCTGCAGCGGCGGTCAGAGCAACGCCGAAACTCTAGAGGGCTTCCACGAGGTGAACCTGGCCTCGCCCACCACGCCTGACCTCCAG AACCAAACAGACCAGCGCCCTCCCGCCCGTCAGAGCACCCCTCCCACCTCTCTGTACCGCACGCACTCTCTGGGACCGCCCCCTTCCGGCCTCCCCAGCTCTCTGCGGGCCGACCAGCTTCCCACTCAGCCGGTTTACTCCACGCCGCGGCACAGCCACAATGGAAG CGTGCCAGGGCTGGAGGCGGAGTCCATTGAGGCCAGCTTCCTGTCTGGAGAGGAAGGGGAGGAGTGCAGCGCTCTGAGCGAAAGCCTGTCGAGGCTGCGCAGCCCGTCGGTGATGGAGGTCCGGGAGAAAGGATAcgagaggctgaaggaggagctggCGAAGGCTCAGAGG GAAGCCCATAAGATGGTGAGAGAAGCAAACGTCAAGCAGGCAAACGCGGAGAAGCAGCTGAAGGAAGCTCTGGGAAAG ATCGACGTGCTGCAGGCGGAGGTCCAGGCGCTGAAGACGCTGGTTCTCTCCTCCCCCAGCTCCCCCGTCGGTGAGCTCCCCTCAGCAGGAAGTGGAGGAGTAAAGACTCCTTTCAGGAAGGGCCACAGCAGAAACAAGAGCACCTCCTCTGCCATCCTGGGGACGCAGCCCGACCCGTCGGCCACTGAGCCCATCGTACGGGAGTGCAGGGAG GTGGACAGTCAGCTGTTCAGCGAGTTCAAGGCGTGGAAGGAGGAGCCGACCCTGAGCCGGAGCTGCTGCTTCCTGGAGCGGGTTTACAGGGAGGACATCTACCCCTGCCTCACCTTCAGCAAGAGCGAG CTGGGTTCGGCCATCTTGGAGGCGGTGGAGCAGAACACGCTCAGCGTGGAGCCTGTGGGTTTCCAGCCGCTGCCTGTGGTCAAAGCGTCGGCGGTGGAGTGCGGCGGACCAAA CGTACGAAGGGCTGAGCTGGTCAC AAAATGTGCCCTGAGTGGTCAGACCAAAACCTGCAAGCACAGAATCAAGTTTGGAGACTCGTCCAGCTATTACTACGTCTCCCCCTTCTGTAGATACAAA ATCACAGCCGTCTGCAACTTCTTCACCTACATTCGCTACATCCAACAAGGGCTGGTCAAGCAGCAGGACG TGGAGCAGATGTTCTGGGAGGTGATGCAGCTGCGCAGGGAGATGTCCTTCGCCAAGCTCGGCTATTTCAGGGACCAGCTGTGA
- the rab3ip gene encoding rab-3A-interacting protein isoform X2 has product MACSGGQSNAETLEGFHEVNLASPTTPDLQNQTDQRPPARQSTPPTSLYRTHSLGPPPSGLPSSLRADQLPTQPVYSTPRHSHNGSVPGLEAESIEASFLSGEEGEECSALSESLSRLRSPSVMEVREKGYERLKEELAKAQRELLLKDEECERLSKIRDQLGLELEELTASLFQEAHKMVREANVKQANAEKQLKEALGKIDVLQAEVQALKTLVLSSPSSPVGELPSAGSGGVKTPFRKGHSRNKSTSSAILGTQPDPSATEPIVRECREVDSQLFSEFKAWKEEPTLSRSCCFLERVYREDIYPCLTFSKSELGSAILEAVEQNTLSVEPVGFQPLPVVKASAVECGGPKKCALSGQTKTCKHRIKFGDSSSYYYVSPFCRYKITAVCNFFTYIRYIQQGLVKQQDVEQMFWEVMQLRREMSFAKLGYFRDQL; this is encoded by the exons ATGGCCTGCAGCGGCGGTCAGAGCAACGCCGAAACTCTAGAGGGCTTCCACGAGGTGAACCTGGCCTCGCCCACCACGCCTGACCTCCAG AACCAAACAGACCAGCGCCCTCCCGCCCGTCAGAGCACCCCTCCCACCTCTCTGTACCGCACGCACTCTCTGGGACCGCCCCCTTCCGGCCTCCCCAGCTCTCTGCGGGCCGACCAGCTTCCCACTCAGCCGGTTTACTCCACGCCGCGGCACAGCCACAATGGAAG CGTGCCAGGGCTGGAGGCGGAGTCCATTGAGGCCAGCTTCCTGTCTGGAGAGGAAGGGGAGGAGTGCAGCGCTCTGAGCGAAAGCCTGTCGAGGCTGCGCAGCCCGTCGGTGATGGAGGTCCGGGAGAAAGGATAcgagaggctgaaggaggagctggCGAAGGCTCAGAGG GAGCTGCTGTTGAAGGATGAGGAGTGTGAAAGGTTGTCTAAAATCAGAGACCAGCTCGGCCTGGAGCTGGAGGAGCTCACCGCCAGTCTCTTCCAG GAAGCCCATAAGATGGTGAGAGAAGCAAACGTCAAGCAGGCAAACGCGGAGAAGCAGCTGAAGGAAGCTCTGGGAAAG ATCGACGTGCTGCAGGCGGAGGTCCAGGCGCTGAAGACGCTGGTTCTCTCCTCCCCCAGCTCCCCCGTCGGTGAGCTCCCCTCAGCAGGAAGTGGAGGAGTAAAGACTCCTTTCAGGAAGGGCCACAGCAGAAACAAGAGCACCTCCTCTGCCATCCTGGGGACGCAGCCCGACCCGTCGGCCACTGAGCCCATCGTACGGGAGTGCAGGGAG GTGGACAGTCAGCTGTTCAGCGAGTTCAAGGCGTGGAAGGAGGAGCCGACCCTGAGCCGGAGCTGCTGCTTCCTGGAGCGGGTTTACAGGGAGGACATCTACCCCTGCCTCACCTTCAGCAAGAGCGAG CTGGGTTCGGCCATCTTGGAGGCGGTGGAGCAGAACACGCTCAGCGTGGAGCCTGTGGGTTTCCAGCCGCTGCCTGTGGTCAAAGCGTCGGCGGTGGAGTGCGGCGGACCAAA AAAATGTGCCCTGAGTGGTCAGACCAAAACCTGCAAGCACAGAATCAAGTTTGGAGACTCGTCCAGCTATTACTACGTCTCCCCCTTCTGTAGATACAAA ATCACAGCCGTCTGCAACTTCTTCACCTACATTCGCTACATCCAACAAGGGCTGGTCAAGCAGCAGGACG TGGAGCAGATGTTCTGGGAGGTGATGCAGCTGCGCAGGGAGATGTCCTTCGCCAAGCTCGGCTATTTCAGGGACCAGCTGTGA
- the rab3ip gene encoding rab-3A-interacting protein isoform X1 has protein sequence MACSGGQSNAETLEGFHEVNLASPTTPDLQNQTDQRPPARQSTPPTSLYRTHSLGPPPSGLPSSLRADQLPTQPVYSTPRHSHNGSVPGLEAESIEASFLSGEEGEECSALSESLSRLRSPSVMEVREKGYERLKEELAKAQRELLLKDEECERLSKIRDQLGLELEELTASLFQEAHKMVREANVKQANAEKQLKEALGKIDVLQAEVQALKTLVLSSPSSPVGELPSAGSGGVKTPFRKGHSRNKSTSSAILGTQPDPSATEPIVRECREVDSQLFSEFKAWKEEPTLSRSCCFLERVYREDIYPCLTFSKSELGSAILEAVEQNTLSVEPVGFQPLPVVKASAVECGGPNVRRAELVTKCALSGQTKTCKHRIKFGDSSSYYYVSPFCRYKITAVCNFFTYIRYIQQGLVKQQDVEQMFWEVMQLRREMSFAKLGYFRDQL, from the exons ATGGCCTGCAGCGGCGGTCAGAGCAACGCCGAAACTCTAGAGGGCTTCCACGAGGTGAACCTGGCCTCGCCCACCACGCCTGACCTCCAG AACCAAACAGACCAGCGCCCTCCCGCCCGTCAGAGCACCCCTCCCACCTCTCTGTACCGCACGCACTCTCTGGGACCGCCCCCTTCCGGCCTCCCCAGCTCTCTGCGGGCCGACCAGCTTCCCACTCAGCCGGTTTACTCCACGCCGCGGCACAGCCACAATGGAAG CGTGCCAGGGCTGGAGGCGGAGTCCATTGAGGCCAGCTTCCTGTCTGGAGAGGAAGGGGAGGAGTGCAGCGCTCTGAGCGAAAGCCTGTCGAGGCTGCGCAGCCCGTCGGTGATGGAGGTCCGGGAGAAAGGATAcgagaggctgaaggaggagctggCGAAGGCTCAGAGG GAGCTGCTGTTGAAGGATGAGGAGTGTGAAAGGTTGTCTAAAATCAGAGACCAGCTCGGCCTGGAGCTGGAGGAGCTCACCGCCAGTCTCTTCCAG GAAGCCCATAAGATGGTGAGAGAAGCAAACGTCAAGCAGGCAAACGCGGAGAAGCAGCTGAAGGAAGCTCTGGGAAAG ATCGACGTGCTGCAGGCGGAGGTCCAGGCGCTGAAGACGCTGGTTCTCTCCTCCCCCAGCTCCCCCGTCGGTGAGCTCCCCTCAGCAGGAAGTGGAGGAGTAAAGACTCCTTTCAGGAAGGGCCACAGCAGAAACAAGAGCACCTCCTCTGCCATCCTGGGGACGCAGCCCGACCCGTCGGCCACTGAGCCCATCGTACGGGAGTGCAGGGAG GTGGACAGTCAGCTGTTCAGCGAGTTCAAGGCGTGGAAGGAGGAGCCGACCCTGAGCCGGAGCTGCTGCTTCCTGGAGCGGGTTTACAGGGAGGACATCTACCCCTGCCTCACCTTCAGCAAGAGCGAG CTGGGTTCGGCCATCTTGGAGGCGGTGGAGCAGAACACGCTCAGCGTGGAGCCTGTGGGTTTCCAGCCGCTGCCTGTGGTCAAAGCGTCGGCGGTGGAGTGCGGCGGACCAAA CGTACGAAGGGCTGAGCTGGTCAC AAAATGTGCCCTGAGTGGTCAGACCAAAACCTGCAAGCACAGAATCAAGTTTGGAGACTCGTCCAGCTATTACTACGTCTCCCCCTTCTGTAGATACAAA ATCACAGCCGTCTGCAACTTCTTCACCTACATTCGCTACATCCAACAAGGGCTGGTCAAGCAGCAGGACG TGGAGCAGATGTTCTGGGAGGTGATGCAGCTGCGCAGGGAGATGTCCTTCGCCAAGCTCGGCTATTTCAGGGACCAGCTGTGA